From the Maioricimonas rarisocia genome, one window contains:
- a CDS encoding NAD-dependent epimerase — MAELEQAESPLPGSPPRKYLVTGVAGFIGFFVSRKLLEQGHEVVGLDIVNDYYDVRLKEARLAQLEGTPGFRFVKLDLVDQSAMQRLFEAEGFDRVIHLAAQAGVRYSLVNPHAYIDSNLVGFINILEGCRHNKVEHLTYASSSSVYGGNTKMPFSVHDSVDHPVSLYAATKKANELMAHSYSSLYDLPTTGLRFFTVYGPWGRPDMALFLFSKAIMEGRPIDVFNGGKMRRDFTYIDDIVEGIVRVAANVPTADSDWQADEPDPATSFAPYRVYNIGNNKPVELMYLIEVLEKCLGRTAEKNFLPMQPGDVPATYADVDALMNDVGFSPNTSIEDGVARFADWFCDFYGHQRG, encoded by the coding sequence ATGGCAGAGCTTGAACAGGCGGAATCTCCCTTGCCGGGCAGTCCGCCGCGGAAGTACCTCGTCACCGGTGTGGCCGGCTTCATCGGCTTCTTCGTTTCCCGCAAGTTGCTCGAGCAGGGACATGAAGTCGTCGGCCTCGACATCGTCAACGACTATTACGATGTGCGGCTGAAGGAGGCACGGCTGGCTCAGCTCGAGGGGACGCCCGGATTCCGCTTCGTAAAGCTGGACCTGGTCGATCAGTCGGCAATGCAGCGACTGTTCGAGGCCGAAGGATTCGACCGCGTGATTCACCTGGCCGCCCAGGCGGGCGTCCGCTACTCGCTGGTCAATCCGCACGCCTACATCGACAGCAACCTCGTCGGGTTCATCAACATTCTTGAAGGTTGCCGCCACAACAAGGTCGAGCACCTGACGTATGCCTCGTCCAGCTCGGTGTACGGCGGCAACACGAAGATGCCCTTCTCGGTGCACGACAGTGTGGACCACCCGGTCAGTCTGTATGCGGCCACGAAGAAGGCCAACGAGCTGATGGCCCATTCGTACAGCAGTCTGTACGACCTGCCGACGACCGGTCTGCGGTTCTTCACCGTCTACGGACCGTGGGGACGGCCCGACATGGCGCTGTTTCTGTTCAGCAAGGCGATCATGGAAGGGCGCCCGATCGACGTCTTCAATGGCGGGAAGATGCGGCGCGACTTTACCTACATCGACGACATCGTCGAGGGAATTGTCCGCGTCGCTGCCAATGTGCCGACGGCCGATTCGGATTGGCAGGCCGACGAGCCCGATCCGGCGACCAGCTTTGCCCCATATCGCGTCTACAACATCGGCAACAACAAGCCGGTCGAGTTGATGTACCTGATCGAGGTGCTCGAGAAGTGCCTGGGGCGGACCGCCGAGAAGAACTTCCTGCCGATGCAGCCGGGTGATGTTCCCGCGACGTACGCCGACGTCGATGCCCTGATGAACGACGTCGGGTTTTCGCCGAACACGTCGATCGAAGATGGTGTCGCCCGGTTTGCCGACTGGTTCTGTGATTTCTACGGGCACCAGCG